The Calditerrivibrio sp. genome segment CAGATACTGACCTTGAATTCGGCACTCAGGGTAATTCAAGGATCGGAGCAAATGTAAAAGCTTCCGATAAATTGACTGCATCATTTGAGCTTGGTTTGGGTACAAGCGAAGATGGCAGTAATAAAGTTTCTACCAGGGTATTATATGCTACCTACGATTTTGGTGGATTTAAAATGAAAATCGGTCAAGATTATTCTCCATCAGATTTCGAGCCTTTTAGCCAAGTATACGGCAACGACAATGCATTAGACTCTTATGGTGGTGTGTCTGTAGCTCCAAGATCTCAGATTGCCTTTAGCTTTGGAGATTTTGATATAGCTCTTATTTCTGCAAATCAACCAGATAAAAAAAATTATGATGTAGTTCTGCCAAAAATCGAAGCAGCATATAATTACAAGTTTGGCCCAGCCTCTGGGAAAGTATTTGCTGGCTATCAAACATACAAGTATGACACATCTACAAACGATAAATCTGTAAATGCATATCTATTAGGCATTGGTACTACCGTAGATGTTAAACCAGTCGTGCTTAATGCTTTAGCATGGTATGGTTCTAATACTGGTAATTATGGTATATCTAGCAATGGCTATTATGATGCTGCCCATGATAAGAACTCCCAAGATTTTGGCTTTGCAGCAGAAGTTGGTTTTAATGCCACTAAGGATATTATGTTTAATATTGGCTATGGATACCAGAGAACTGACATAGATTCTGCTCTCAAAGCAGATGCTCAGCAGTCTTATTATGCCAATGCCATTATCACAATTGCAAAAAATCTATATATAACACCAGAAGTTGGTGTGTTTGATTCCATGAAAGATTCTTCTGGCAACAAAGAGGGTAAAAAATATTATTACGGTGCACAGTTCAAGGCTAATTTCTAAGTATATTGAGTGGGTATCCAAGAAATGGATACCCCTATTACCCTCCTGAGATCCTTCCTAATTATTTCTGGATTTTTATTCTTGAATATGTTATAAAATAAAAAAACTTTTAAAGAGGTAATACGTATGAGGTTTATAAGATTTTTTATAGTTATCTCCCTGTTACTTTCATTGTCGATGAGTGCAGAAGCGCGTTTTGAAGGGTTGATTAAATCTCTGGATGAGTATTTTAGTGCAGAAAACGGAATTGTAATTGCTGTTGATGGTAATATGGTAACCACCGACATTGGATTAGAGCAAGGTGCATTTGTTGGTAAGATATTTAAAGTTTTTAGGGAGGGACAAGAGATCAAACATCCCATCACGGGAGTAGTGTTAGGTAAAAAGAAAACTTATCTTGGAACAATAAGAATCAAAGATGTGTTTGATAAATATGCTCTGGCTGAAGTGATAGATAAAACTGCTGATATAAAAGTAGCAGATCAGGTGATCAGTGAGAAACCCGTTAAGGTTGATACAGCTTTTCTTAATTTTAACAAGAGAATAGAGTTTTTGTTGACTGATGAACTCAGTAAAAGCAAAATTCTGATATTCGATAAGCAATCACCAGTCAAATTAAACTTTTATCAGCAAGAAAATGGCGTGATAAAAACTGATGTAGTCGTAAACGATAAGATAGTAAAAACAATCCTTTTCTCAGATGTCAATGTGGGTGATGATAGAACGAAAGCTTTTGGGGCTACAACAGATCTTGTAAGGAGTGAGATGTTTAGCTTGGATTTAAAAACTGTTACTGTTGGAAAAGTATTTAAAGACAATAACGATTATGTTATTGCTGCTGACTCAAAAAATGTATATATTTTTAAATTCGATGGTAATAAATTTTTAAAAGTCGCTGAAATAAGAGGTGAATTTGATGATATTCAGAGTGTAGAAACGATAGATTTGAATAAAAATGGTATAGATGAAATATATATATCAAACATTTATGAAAATAAAGAAGCAAGGTCATATATTTATGAATTAAACAATGAAGGAAAGTTCGTTAAAGTTGGTAGTCATCATCCATTCCTTTTTAGAACGATTATGATAAATGGTGACAAAAAGTTAGTATGCCAAAGGGTATCAAGGGATGGTAATTATCTGGGTGCAGTATCTTATTTTGAATGGGTAGATGGTCAGTTTAGAAGAGGTGAAGCTATTGAAGGCTCTGAAAAGGTTGGCATATATGGCTTTGGATACGCAGATTTAGATGGTGATGGTAAAAAAGAGATTCTCTGGGTAGATGATGATTTTAAACTTAGAGTCTACAAGGGTAAAGATGAAATTTATAGAAGTGTAGAGTTTTTTAACCAAACACCACTTTACTTTCTAATGAATCAAGAGGTTTTGTTAAAAGAACAAAAAGGGTATGGGCCAAATGATAATCCAATTGAACTTAGACAGTATAGAAAGTACCTAAAAAATAGAATATTTGTAAATGACAAAAATGAGCTATTTTTGCTAAGAAATACTCAAACATTTAAGATGTTACCCATGATAGAAAAATTCTCCGACTCATCAATTGGTAGATATGTATGGCAGGCTAAAATGATCAGGAAAAGCTGGGAATCTGACATGTTTGAGCCAGTGATTACAGATTATTACGTAGTGGAAAAATATGGTAAATACTATGCATACGCTATAAGAAATACTAGCCCAAGCCCTAAAGGTGGGCTTTTAAAAACATTATTTAATACAGCAAAAAGTGAGATTATATATATAGAAATTAAATAATTAAGATGATGTAAAC includes the following:
- a CDS encoding VCBS repeat-containing protein, translated to MRFIRFFIVISLLLSLSMSAEARFEGLIKSLDEYFSAENGIVIAVDGNMVTTDIGLEQGAFVGKIFKVFREGQEIKHPITGVVLGKKKTYLGTIRIKDVFDKYALAEVIDKTADIKVADQVISEKPVKVDTAFLNFNKRIEFLLTDELSKSKILIFDKQSPVKLNFYQQENGVIKTDVVVNDKIVKTILFSDVNVGDDRTKAFGATTDLVRSEMFSLDLKTVTVGKVFKDNNDYVIAADSKNVYIFKFDGNKFLKVAEIRGEFDDIQSVETIDLNKNGIDEIYISNIYENKEARSYIYELNNEGKFVKVGSHHPFLFRTIMINGDKKLVCQRVSRDGNYLGAVSYFEWVDGQFRRGEAIEGSEKVGIYGFGYADLDGDGKKEILWVDDDFKLRVYKGKDEIYRSVEFFNQTPLYFLMNQEVLLKEQKGYGPNDNPIELRQYRKYLKNRIFVNDKNELFLLRNTQTFKMLPMIEKFSDSSIGRYVWQAKMIRKSWESDMFEPVITDYYVVEKYGKYYAYAIRNTSPSPKGGLLKTLFNTAKSEIIYIEIK